From a single Actinomyces viscosus genomic region:
- a CDS encoding ferredoxin reductase domain-containing protein has protein sequence MTVILPCHHRLHQTRGDSLGLAALVLAWLHQRTTYGADPLGARLGTWAWYLSIATVSLAVFFLSGWIVDHVPGAARLRSWLERLLPHGLGVWLHRINLVIVVMVLVHAHILVRLRGGYVGFLLLLDVVTAAVLIAWAWWAWRRRRPRATVMVNEGLNADLRRLVLAPDTPMSRLEPGDVIFIKVVPRSWSAALARLWRQGVPGDWHPFSVTGADPERLSFLIRQLGDFTRSLSELPVGARVAVQGPYGRFGRIAEAGGDRPLVLVGMGAGSAPLLSMIETYARRRPVHLLWSVRPAGREAATALVAPYRDAARLTVQERRFTEDDLTRILQDREKTLGQFFIVGSPRAVIAMRRTLHRVGVPRGHLHDERLTM, from the coding sequence ATGACAGTGATCCTTCCGTGTCATCACCGCCTCCATCAAACCCGGGGCGATTCACTGGGGCTGGCAGCCCTGGTCCTGGCCTGGCTGCACCAGCGGACTACCTACGGAGCCGATCCCCTCGGGGCCCGTCTGGGGACATGGGCCTGGTACCTGTCGATCGCGACGGTGTCCCTGGCGGTCTTCTTCCTGTCCGGGTGGATCGTCGACCACGTCCCCGGGGCCGCGAGGCTGCGCTCCTGGCTGGAGCGTCTGCTGCCCCACGGCCTGGGGGTGTGGCTCCACCGGATCAACCTCGTCATCGTGGTGATGGTCCTGGTCCACGCCCATATCCTCGTGCGGCTGCGCGGCGGGTACGTGGGCTTTCTCCTCCTGCTCGACGTCGTCACCGCGGCGGTCCTCATCGCCTGGGCGTGGTGGGCCTGGCGGCGGCGCCGGCCCCGCGCCACCGTCATGGTCAACGAGGGCCTCAATGCCGATCTGCGCAGGCTCGTGCTCGCTCCGGATACTCCGATGAGCCGTCTGGAGCCGGGCGACGTCATCTTCATCAAGGTGGTCCCGCGCTCGTGGAGTGCGGCGCTGGCGCGCCTGTGGCGCCAAGGGGTGCCCGGGGACTGGCATCCCTTCTCGGTGACCGGTGCCGACCCCGAGCGCCTGAGCTTCCTCATTCGCCAGCTCGGAGACTTCACCCGTTCCCTGTCGGAGCTTCCTGTCGGTGCCCGCGTGGCGGTGCAGGGACCCTACGGGCGCTTCGGCCGTATCGCCGAGGCTGGTGGTGATCGTCCGCTCGTCCTGGTGGGAATGGGAGCGGGCAGTGCGCCGCTTCTCAGCATGATCGAGACCTACGCGCGTCGTCGGCCGGTGCACCTCCTGTGGAGCGTGCGTCCCGCCGGCCGTGAGGCCGCCACGGCCCTGGTCGCGCCCTACCGGGACGCTGCCCGCCTCACGGTGCAAGAACGCCGCTTCACCGAAGACGACCTGACCCGGATCCTGCAGGACCGGGAAAAGACCCTCGGTCAGTTCTTCATCGTCGGTTCTCCCCGAGCAGTCATCGCGATGCGTCGCACGCTCCACCGGGTCGGGGTCCCGCGCGGTCATCTCCACGACGAACGCCTGACCATGTGA